CTCCAGGATCGCGAGGAGGGTCACGCCGAACGGCCGGTGCCTCGGTACGGCAGGGTAGTACGGGGCCTGAGGCGTAGGTTGGTAAGGTGGCGGCTCGTAAGTGGTCATGAACGAAGATAATGCATAGCAGGATTTAATTAAGTATTGAAGAAGGAAAACAGGGCTCTCTCGCATGCCCCCCATCTCTCGACCGGTCCTACCGAGTTGAACGGCATTACAATCTCATCCCAGGCGCTGTGGCCACCCATGGAGCCGCGAAACGGGATCGGCCGTAGGCCGCATCGAGTTACATTTAGTTAGATAAATAAAATAATTTATTTACTAACCAGTTCAGTGATAATATGGCCCGAGCGATTAAATAAGATGGCCGGGGATGGCGAGCCCGTGGCAGCCATCGAGGTCCGCAATCTGCGCAAGGAGTATTCCGCCGTTAATGCCCTGGACGGGGTGACGTTCTCGGTGCCGGAGGGGACCTTCTTTGGCTGCTTTGGTCCCAACGGTGCGGGAAAGAGCACCCTGCTGAAGGTGCTCACCGGCCAGATCTGTCCGACCTCCGGGGAGGCCCGCGTCCTGGATCTAGATGTCCGGGGGAACGGGATCAAGATACGCGAGGAGGTGGGTATCGTCCCGGAGGTGGAGTCTCCCCCCAGCTATCTGACCGCGTATGAGTTCCTGTACTTCGTGGCCGAGGTCAGGAAGATAGGTAACATCGAGGACCGCATCGATCGATGGCTGAGCTTCTTCGACCTCGAATCGACCAAAGGTACTCTGTGCAAGGACCTCTCCAAGGGTATGCGCCAGAAGGTGATGCTCTCGGCGGCGTTCATGCATGAGCCTCGACTACTGTTCTTGGACGAGCCCTTCGTGAATCTCGATCCTATCTACCAGCACAAGCTCAGAGAGTACCTCATCGAGCTCCGCGAGGAGGGCAGAACCATCTTCCTGTGCTCGCACATCCTGGACATCGCCCAGAAACTTTGCCAGGAGATGGTGATCATCAACCACGGCAAGGTGATCGCCGCCGGGAGCGTGGCCGAGCTGACCCAGAAGGAGGACCTAGAGTCCCTCTTCCTGCGCATGGTGACCGACGATGCACCTGCTTAAGCTGATGCTCCGGGAGGAGTACCGCCTCCATGTATCATATTCCTCGTCCAGGATGTTCCTGGCCATGCCCGTCTTCGTCTTCGTCATCGCCCTGGTGACCTCCCTGACCATGAGGAACTTAGCAGGTAACATCGACCTGCGGGACATGGTCACCAGCCTCAACGCTGGGGTGTGCCTCTACGGGATAAGCGTGGGCGCGCTGGGCTTCCTGGGCCGGACCTACGTCGAACGGAGGCAGGGTAAGTACAATTACATCGTGGCCATGCCAGCCCTGCTCCCCCTGTCCTACCGCTCGACGTTCCTCGGGATGTACATAAGGGACATCGCCTTCTACATCGCCCTAATGCTGGGCCCGGCGATATCCGGCCTGGTCGTGGCCGGAGCGGTGGTGGGTTATTCATGGGGGGCGGTTCTATCCATCTCCGCTACCCTGGTCCTCTCCTTCCTCCTGGGCATCTCCCTCAGCTTCGCCGTGTCGGTGATCGGCTCGAGGAACCGGATCGCTCTCCTCGTCATGGTAGGAGCCATCATGGCCGTGCTCATCGGGTTCGGGGTGCTCCACCTCTACAGCATGGACGCCTTCCTGCCCTCCGTCGGATTCCAGATGGCTCTCCCTCCGTTCGGGGACGACATCTCCAGGGCGGCGTCCTGCCTTGCCCTCTCCGTCTCCGCCTTCGCAGGCCTCAGCGTTCTGGCCATATTGTGCGTTGCCGAGACCTACGACGGGGAGGTCAAGAAGAAGGGCCCCCGGGCGAACATCCTGCCGTCCTACCTGCGCCGGTTCGCCTTCGCCCGGTCCTACCGCCCCTACCTGGCCAAGGAGTCGGTGGACCTGCTGAGGAGTGGCACGATCGGCAAGATTTCGTTCACTTTCATAGCCCCCCTGACCTTCCTGAGCTTCGCCACCTGGTACATCAACACCGGTCTCAACGTCCCGGTCGGATTCAACCTGGTCTTCTACGCTTCGATGGTCGGTTTCTTCGGCGTCATGCTCTATTCCTGGCTCACCAATATGGACACCGTCGACTACTACGAGACGCTCCCGGTCAGCCCGACTCGGATCATCCGCTCGAAGCTGATGATGTTCATCCTTCTTACCACGGCGATCTCAACTGCCTTCGTTCTGACGCTGTCGGTGATCAATAACGAGACCCGCCTGCTGTGGCTGGCGCTTCCGGTGCTCTACGTGACCATGGTGTACATGGTGGTGTCGATGTCGTATCTGACGGGGTTGCACCCTAACTCTTACCTGTTCAATCCCCAGGTGCTGCTCCGGTTCGCCCTGGTCTCTATGCTGCCGGAGACCGGTCTGACCATCCTGTCGTTCTCCGTGGACCGTTCACCGTTCATCGCCGGAGTGGCCATCGTCGCCGTCCTCGGCGTCCTGCTGGTAATGACCTTGGTTCTGTACCGGAGGCTGGACCGCCGGTGGTCGGGCACAGGTTTTTAATCGCCCTCCTGGATGATGAGCAAGGAACATGGAGCCCACCGCCATCCTCCGGAGGATCGTCCACCTCAGCACCCCGGTGTTCTTAGTGTATTATATCCTCCCCTCCCCTCTTTGGCCAGGGGGGCCTCAGAAGGAGGCAGTATTGCTGCTGGCCCTGGCCGCTACGCTGATATTTGAAGCGGCCCGGCTGGCGCTGGGTATCAGGGTTCCGGGCATGCGACCATACGAGGCGGACCAGATCTCCGCAGCCGCCTGGGCGGGGATCGCCCTCACCTTCTCCTTCCTGTTCTTCCCCCTCGAGCTGACTGCCCCGGTCATCTTTGGCATGGCCTGGGTGGACCCGGTCATCGGCGTAGTGCGCCGGTCGAAGTGGTATCCCTGGTTGCCCTACGCTCTTCATCTGACGATCATGATGGCGGTGCTCGCCCTCCTCGTCCCATTGGACCTCCAGTGGGGGGTCGCCGCGGCGGTGACCTCAGCGGTAGCTATTGCCGCTGAGGGAATAAAAACGAGCTACGTGGACGACGATATCCTAATGATCGTCGTGCCACTCCTAGCCTTGTTCATCTTAACTGGCGTCTAGTCGCCCTTGCGCCAGGTAACGGTGCCGAAGAATCCCTTCTTTGGATACCGATCGTAATGTTTGATGAACGGCTGGACAGGTCCCTCGCATGCGTTGATGGCTTCCTCCTCGGTGTTGTAGACCTTGCCAGTGAAAACGCACTGCCAATATACTTTCTGTGGCTGGTCGGCCATGGGCACGAGTAATTGTCTCGTCGTTAATAACCTTTGAGGTCAGCGAGGTCAGCCTTCCCTACCTATACTAATAGAAAGGGGCGGTAGTCCTTTATATCCATACAAACCAATTAGGTGGGCTATGAATAGAATCAAGGTTATCAACGAACCATCGGAACTTGTACCGATGTTGCGGGCCGTTGATACCAAGGTAAAAAGAGAGGTTTTAAAGGAGGTGACGCTTGAATGGCGAACCACCAAAGAGGTGGAGGCCAAGTTCGGGCCGGAGGGTGCCGACGCCCTCAAGTTTTTCGAGAAGATGAAGCTCGTGGAGACCAGGTGGCAGTCGACCAGCGGGTCGTTCCCCGAGAAGGCATATCACACCTATTACACCTCTTTTCACATCAACGCTTCATGGCCGGTGTATGAGATATCCGACGTCCTCGCCGCGGCGATGATGCCGGAGGAAGAGTTCGAGGTCCTGGAGAAGCAGATATTCAAGGAAGTCGGGCCGGAGGGCCGCTTCGCCGGGGACATCGCCGAGAAGCTCGGCATCACTTCTACCATGCTGCGCAGCCTGGTCAAGCGCTCGGTCCGTCTTGATTACCGGGGCCATCGCATAGAGCGCCTCAAGGAGTGAGGCCGGGAATGACCGAGATATTCATCCTCAGGCTCGGCCATCGACCGGAAAGGGACAAGCGGGTGACGACCCACGTGGCCCTCACCGCCCGGGCCTTCGGGGCCAAGGGGATCTACGTGTCCACCTTGGACGAGGAGCTCGAGAGGAGCGTCAGGTCGGTCGTGAAGCGCTTCGGCGGCGATTTCACCATCACCACCGGCGTCAAGTGGAAGGAGTTATTACGCAACTTCGAAGGAACCAAGGTGCACCTGACCATGTATGGTGCGCACATCGATGATGCGCTGCCCAAGGTGCGGACTGCGATGACGGAGAAGATGCTCATCGTGGTCGGGGCGGAGAAGGTACCCCCCGAGGTGTACCAGGCAGCGACGTTCAACATCGGGGTCGGCAACCAGCCGCACTCTGAGGTGGCGGCCCTGGCGGTCTTCCTGGACCGCCTCAAGGAGGGCGCCGGACTGCGCACCGATTTCCATGGTCGCATGACCGTGGTCCCGTGCGAGCGGGGGAAGAAGGTTGTCAACGGTCCCGAATGAACAGGAATGCATCGAGATACTGCGGTCCCAGGGCACCCCGGACCGGGTAATCAAGCATGTCTGCACCGTCACCCGTCTGGCGGTGGCCATCGCCCGCCGGTGCGGGGCGGACATCGATCTAGTGCGGGCCGGGGGACTGCTGCATGATGTCGGAAGGTCGAGGACCCACGGAATTCGTCACGGGGTGGAGGGGGAAGCCATCGCCCGTTCCCTGGCCCTGCCCGAGCCGCTGGTGCTGATCATCAGGAAGCACATTGGTGCGGGAATAATTCCTGAGGAGGCCAGGGTCCTGGGCCTGCCCGAGCTGGACTACATCCCATCTACATTGGAAGAGAAGATCGTTTGCCACGCCGACAACCTGGTGGGGGATGCAGATTATATGACTTCGCGCGCTGCCTTCGAAGACTTCGTGAGGAAAGGGCTGCGTGAATCGGGTGAGCGCATGCTGGCCATGCATCGTGAGCTGTCGGCGGTGTGTGGAACGGACGTTGATACAATCGCCGCAAACCTCGAGCCATTGGATAAGAGTCCCTGCTCGAAGTACCTTGAGATGAGGATCAACAAGTGGACCGACTGACCCCGCCGGCGGTTCTGGAACCGATCCTCCCTCCGTCGGGGACGTTTGACCAGCTAGAGCATGGGTGAGGTTTGGCGGCAGTGACGCCGCTGGAAAAACGGAGAAGTTTACAGCTTCGCCGCAGGCTTCTTGGTGGTGACCCTCTTGGGGAAGTACTTCAGGATGATGATGTCTCCCACCGACTGAATCCACCGGAACGGCACGTTCACAGCCTTCGACTCCTCTACCAGGAGGGGATTCGTCTCGCTGACGAACAGGCCATCCACGCGCTTGTTGTCAAGATCGATCACCAGGTTGTTGACGTTTCCCAGGAAGATACCGTTCGACGTGTAGACCTGCAATCCCATTAGCTCAGACGCTTCCTCTAGCATGAGTCATCCCAGTCGCGGTATCCCGTTCCTTCTTTTAATAGGTTGTGCCCCTATTCATTTACTGGACCGCTCACCTCCCCTTCGGGAGAGGGGGGCCCCGAACATACCACCGGAAATTTATTTATCGATGAAAGCGCAATACGGTTTTGCATTAGAGATGCACAACCGATGGAGACCATGACATGGACGAGATCGAACAGATCAGGGAGAAGAAGAGGCAGGAGATGCTGAAGGGCGGGCCCCAGGGGGCTGACTGGCCGGCCGAGCCTGCTGAGGTCAATGACGGTACGTTCAACGATTTCATCAAGAAGTACTCGGTAGTGGTGGTCGACTGCTGGGCGCCGTGGTGTGGACCATGCCGGATGATGTCTCCGGTGATCGATGCGCTGGCCAAGGAGATGCAGGGTAAGATCGCCTTCGGGAAGCTGAACACCGATATGAACCCCAAGGTCGCTATGCGCTTCCAGATCGAGGCCATCCCCACCCTGCTGGTCCTTAAGGACGGGGAGCTGGTGGAGCGGCTGGTCGGCGCCAAGCCCAAGGAAGACCTCGCCAGGCGGCTGCGCGCTCACCTCTGAGCAAACGCCTTCACTTTCTACTTTTCGGTCTTACTAACCATAAAGGTATAAAAACCCGCCAGGCCCTAAAGGCAGAGGGAGCAATATGGAGACGGACATCACCATCATAGGGCTCGGTCCAGCCGGACTGCAGGCTGCAATCCACGCGGCGAGGAAAAAGGTCAAGGTCGTCGCCGTGGGGAAGAGCGAAGTGTCATCTCTCAACAAGGCCGAGGTGGAGAACTACCTGGGCCTCGACAAGACGGACGGAACGGAGATCCTGAGCAAGGGAAGGGAACAGGCCAAGAGGTTCGGCGCGGAGCTGCTGGAGGAGGAGGTCGTCAAACTCATCAAAGAGGGAGACGCCTTCGTCGTGGTCACCGACCATGAGAGGGAGATACGCTCCCGGGCGGTGGTCCTCGCGGTTGGCATCTCCCGGGCCAAGCTTAATGTTCCAGGAGAGAAGGAGTTCCTGGGGAAGGGGGTGAGCTACTGCGCCTCCTGCGATGCTGGGTTCTTCAAAGGGCGTCCGGTCGTGATAATCGGCGAGGAGAGCGAGGCCGCAGAATCGGCCTCATTGATGACGGAGTACGCGTCAAAGGTGTACTGGGTCCATCGGCAGTTGAAGGCTTCAGAGCAGATGGTGGAGAAGGCCCGCAAGGCTAACGTCGAAATGGTCCAGGCCAAGCCGCTGCGCATTGTGGGCGAGCAGACCGTCACCGGCCTGGAGCTGGAAGGTGGAAGGAAGCTGGACGTGAACGGTGTGTTCATCGCTCTGGGGGCCAAGGGGTCGATCGAGCTGGCCCTGGAGCTGGGCATCATGCCCGACCCCAGCGGCCAGATCCCGGTGGACGGCAACTGCCGCACCGAGATGGAGATGGTGTACGCCTGCGGAGACGTGACCGGCCTGCCCTGGCAGCTGGCCCGCGCCGTCGGTCAGGGTTGCGTGGCCGGCGACAACGCCGCAAAAGCGGTCCGGGCAGGGAAGTGAGCCGATGTCCCTGGAGAACGAATTGGTGGCAGGAATATTGCGGGAAGAGGGCGGGTTCCGAGATTCGCTGAGGAAGGTTCTAGAAGAGGATCTCAAGATGAGCATTCACGAATTCTGCTCCCAGACCGGGCTGTCGCCGTCGACGATCTACAAAATAATGCAGGACCAGAGGGAGCCCAACCTTCGCACGGTGAGAGACATCATCCGGGCCGTCCGCCGCATGGAGACCAAGCCGCACGGTAACTTCATAGCCGTCATCGCCGCCCGCCCGGTGCTCAGCCGGATCGAGGAGCGGACGGTTAAGGTCGGAGAGCGTGACGTAAGGGTCAAGGAATACCCGGCCAACAGCATGGAGGACGCGATCGTCGCCGCGGTGATGGCGGAGAAGGACGGGGCGCTGGCGATTGTGTGTGCGCCCATCGTTGCGCCTACTATCCAGAAGATCTTGACCATCCCGGTCTCCATTGTCATTCCCCGGGATAGCATCGCGCGGGCCATCGAGGTAGCCGCCCAGAAGACCCTGTGAACCGCTTACGCCCTTACAGGCGGAGGCCTCTGTATGCCGTCTTCTGGCGAACGAGCTACGGAGGCGTCGGCTAGCTCCCGGCCAGATGGCCGTTGTCAATAAATTACCCATCCAATTTTATAAAAAAGATGAATTGGGAGGTGACTGAAAGTCCCCCATGGTGCTCAGAGGTTTGCATCATTGCCAGCAGATCTGCATGCAGAAAGACCTTAAACGCCCTGGCGCTGCTGCTCCAGCTCATCGAGGATGGTCTTCCTTAGGTTGATGAAATCTTGGTTGGCCCGGTCCCGTGGTCGGGGAAGCTCTATCTTGTGGATGACCCTCACTCTCCCCGGACGGGAGGTGAGGACGACGACTCTATCAGATAGGAATACCGCCTCATCCACCGAGTGGGTGATGAATATGATGGTCTTCTTCGTCTCCGACCAGATGCGGAGCAGTTCCTTCTGCATCTGGTTCCTGGTCTGAGCGTCCAAAGCTCCGAAAGGTTCGTCCATGAGCAGGATCGCAGGCTCGTTGGCCAATGCCCGGGCGATCCCCACACGCTGCTTCATGCCTCCGGAAAGCTGGTTGGGGTGGGAATCTTCGAAACCCTTCAGCCCGACCAGGTCGATATACTTCTGGGAGATCTCCTTTCTTTTCTCAGAGGATACGCCCTTCACTTCCAACCCGAACTCGACGTTGCGGCGGACTGTTCTCCAAGGGAAGAGAGCGAATTCCTGGAACACCATCCCGCGGTCCGAGCCCGGTCCGATGATGTTCTTGCCCTTGAGGGTCATGGTCCCCGATGTCTTGCTCTCAAGCCCGGCAATGATCCTCAGAAGTGTGGTCTTGCCGCACCCCGAGGGTCCCAGTATGCACACGAACTCGCCGTCCTTGACCTCTAGGTCGATGTCCTGGAGTGCGACGAGCTGGTCCTGACCCTTGGGGAAGACCTTGGTCATGTGCTGGATCGTTAGACTTACCGCATTCCCATCCATATTGAGACCCTCTTCTCGATGAGCTTGGAGGCGCCCGTGGTCGCAATACCTAGGATGGCGATCATGAGCATTCCAGCGAACATATATTCATAGAGGCCGATCGAACCGTTGATATTGATGATCGCACCGATCCCGCCGCCCCTGGCGCCGATCATCTCGGCTGCCACTATGCACATCCAAGCGATGCCGAGACCTACAGTCACGCCGGTCATCAGATATGGGATGGTGTACGGGAAGACAACCTTGGTGAAGATCGTCCTTCGGTTCGCTCCCAGTGTCTTGGCCGCGTCCATGAGAGTCGTCTCCACGCTCTTGACCCCGAAGATGACGTTGGACAGTATAGGGAAGAATGCTCCCAGGAATATGACCGCCACCGGTCCCCAGTACAGCCCCAGGGCGATGAAGAACAGGGGCACCCAGGCAATGGGGGGGATGGGCCTTAGCATCTCGGCTATCGGCTTGCCCAAGCCGTCGGCTATGCGAGAGTAACCCATGGCCAGCCCCAACGGCACCGCCACGAGCAGGGCTAGCAAGAACCCGACGACGAACCTACCCAGGCTTGCAAAAACCTGCTGCATCATCGGCAGGCCGGTGGCAGGGTCCTTGTTGAAGGACTTGATGAAAGCATCCAGCACCAGCGGTGGTGCGGGCAGATATGGTTTATTCAGAATTATCGAACCGATCCACCATATGGCTATGAATCCAATGATGGAAATGGCATAGAGTATGTAGTCAGATGCCTGATCACGCTTCAAGCCGATAAAAGACCGGAAAGAGCGGCCTGGCTCCTGAGTGTTTGTCATTTCGGTCCCCTCATACCTGTTAAAAGAAGAAAAAGGTTTGGTGGCTATTAAGCCGCCACGACATTATAGCCGTTCTTCTCCGCTATGGCCTGCAGAAGCAAGTGCTGGATGGAACCCAGCCCGGGGTCGCCGATGACCTTGCCGTTCAGGTCCGCGAAGGTCTTGATGTCATTGGACACCACCAGGGCGGAACCCTCGGTGTTGGCACCGGCGATAATCTTCACCTGGACGCCGTTGTTCAGGTGCTTCAGGATGGCGGGCGGGGCACCAAGATAGCCAATATCCACGCTGTTGGCGGCGAAAGCGTCCATCTCGGCCGGGCCGGCGGCAAATCCACCGGGACTGGCAGCGACGGCATTTATGCCATACTGATGGAACAGGGAGGTCCCGCCGCCCACGGTGGCGTTCATGGCCACCAGGCGAGCGAACTGGTGCAGGTCACCGGCAAGGTATCCTACCTTGACCTCGGTCATTGTCGTGGTAGGCTGGACATCACCGATCGAGTTCAGGTATGATGCGTCCACATACTTGCCGATGAAGTCATCGACCGAAGAGTAGCCGGCAGAGGTCAGCTTGGCCTCACTGGTCTGGTTCAGCTGGATGAAGTCGTTGGTGAAGTTCTTCAGTCCGTCGATGAACGAGGACGACAATTGGTCGGTGAACTTGGTGTGGTCCAGAGAGTCCGCGACCACGCTGTTGTTGGTGTTGCTGAACTCCGCACCCATCTGCAGGAGCAGGGTGTAGTTGGCGCTGTCAGGGTGAGCGATGGCATCAGCGATCCAGGCATTCGCTAGGTCGTTAGCCTTCAGGAACGCCTTTACCACATCGGGGTGGGCTTGGGCGAACGCATTGCTGGCGACCACAACACAGCACGGATGGTCGGGCCAGATCTCACTAGACCAGTAGAGCACGTGAGCGTTACCGGACATCACGGCCTGTGAGGAGTATGGTTCCCATGATATGCCTCCCGCGATGCTGCCCTGAGCTATAGCATCAGCCTGCAACTTGGGAGCAACGGTCGTGTACTTGATCGTCTTTTCCGAAGTAGACGGTATTGTCGCCCACGCCACCGCGGCGATGACGACTACCGCGACCACTAGTACAGCAGCAATAATGTAACTTCTCTTCATCAGAGCACCTAAGCGCGTTACCGCGATGAGAATATAAATGAATTATGTATTCTAAGGTAAATTATGGCACGATTGTATAAGGATTGAGCGCTGATTCTACAACTGGGTCGCTATCATGGACATTTATTGTCATGAGTGCGAATATATTTCAACGATCAATCTCTACAATAATATTCGCCCTCATAACTAAACAATAAAAGCTAATAGCTTTCTCATATATGCGCGCGCGATACTAATGTTCGAGCTCAATGTCGAGAGCAACACCCCCTTGACTCCGTTGAAGGACGTTGACGACATCGCCCTGCAATTCCTCACCCACATCGGGTACCTCCCCAAGGGATATAATCCCAAGACCAACGTAATCGATACGCAGGACAGCGTGCCGTACCGGCTGTTCATGGAATGCTTCATGCGGAACATGAAGCGGGCGTGGCTCGTGGACGAGCTGGCCGCCCACCTAAGCACGACCAAGCCAACCATCTACCGCCACCTGAACAAGCTCAAGGCCATAGACATCCTCGAGGAGATCGAGACTGAGAGGGACGGTTCGGTCAAGAAAGGCTACCGCATCCGGTACGGTGACCTGAGGAAGGCGTGGAGCTTCACCGAGGCCAACGTGGAGATGGCCATGCAGAACTACCGCCTGACGGTGGAGCACTTCCAAAAGCTCGTAGAGGAGGAATCGAAATGGCAATGAAGGAGATCGAAGAGCTGATCACCATCGGCTCCAAATACAAGATCGTGAGCACGTACAGCGAGGAGAGGCCGCTCATATCGGTCGGGGAGTTCCGCGGATATGCGGCGTTCTCCAACGAGACCGCCCTGGTGCTGAAGCTCGACAGCTCCGACGGCCAGGAGGAAGGGCAGATACGCTTCCTACCTTACCACGCCATCGTGGCCATCGACGTGCTGGAACTCGCCCCAAGAAAAGTGGAGGAGCAGAAGGACGACAACAGAGTCTACTATAGGTAGGGAAACGGTGCGTACTTGGGATATCACGAGGACCTCATCCGCCTGATGCTGGAGGGCGAGGTCAAGGACAAGGAGGCCCTCCAGCGGGCCAAGATTGAGCTGTGCCGCCGTTACGGCCTTAATAGGGTACCGCCGAACTCGGAGACCCTCTCCCTGGTCGAGGCTCAGCACCTAGCCACGGTTAACGAGATCCTGCGCCGCAAGCCAGTGAGAACCCTGTCGGGTGTGGCGGTGGTGGCGGTGATGACCTCCCCGGCCCCCTGCCCTCACGGCAAGTGCATCTTCTGCCCCGGGGGAGTGGAGAGCGGATCGCCGCAGTCCTACACTGGCAAGGAGCCGGCGGCTCGCCGGGGCGCATCCTACGAGTTCGATCCCTACGCGCAGGTCAGAGGACGCATGGAGCAACTGGAGGAGATCGGCCACGGGACGGACAAGATCGACCTGATAGTCATGGGAGGCACTTTCACCTCCCGCCCGGTCGAGTACCAGGTGGAGTTCGTCAAGCGCTGCTTCGACGCCATGAACCTCTCACCATCCGCAGATCTGGAGGATGCCCAGGTGATGAACGAGAACGCACCCCACCGCTGCGTCGGCCTGACGGTGGAGACGCGGCCGGATGCCCTGACCGAGGAGCAGGTGGCGGTGTCCATGCGTCTCGGGATGACCAGAGTGGAGATGGGGGTGCAGATTCTCGACGACGGGATCCTCAGGGCGGTCAACCGCGGCCACGGACTGCAGGCTGTGGTCGACGCCACCGCGGTGGCCAAGCGGGCCGGCCTCAAGGTGTGCTACCACTTGATGCCTGGGCTCCCCGGCTCGTCGCCGGCCAAGGACCTCGATTCCTTCCGCCGCGTGTTCGAGGATCCCGCCTTCCGGCCGGACATGCTGAAGCTGTATCCCACCCTGGTGGTGAAGGGGACAAAGCTTTTCGAGATGTGGCAGCAGGGCGAGTACGCGCCGTACACGACCGATGAGGCGGTGGAGCTGATGGCGGAGATGAAGCGTCTGGTGCCGCCATGGGTTCGCATCCAGAGGATCCAGCGGGACATCCCGGTACCGCTGATCGAGGCCGGGGTGGACAAAGGCCACCTGAGAGAGCTGATCAAGGAGCGCATGCGCTCCAAGGGCCACGAATGCCGATGCATCCGCTGCCGCGAGGTCGGTCTCAAGGGAGTGAAGGACTACCGGCCGGAGGACGTGGTGATGACCGAGACGGCGTACCAGGCCTCGGGCGGAGATGAAACCTTCATCGCTTTCGAGTTGCCGGAACAGGATGCCCTGGTGGGGTACGCCCGCCTGAGGACGGGCGACGGACCGGTGGCCGGGCTGCGTGAGCTGAAGGTCTTCGGTCGCATGGTGCCGATAAAGAAGCAGGGCGGAGGGTGGCAGCACCGCGGGTACGGCAAGGAGCTGGTGGCCCGGGCGGAGGAGGTGGCCCGGGACAAGGGGTGCGAGGCCATC
This DNA window, taken from Methanomassiliicoccus sp., encodes the following:
- a CDS encoding tRNA uridine(34) 5-carboxymethylaminomethyl modification radical SAM/GNAT enzyme Elp3: MGYHEDLIRLMLEGEVKDKEALQRAKIELCRRYGLNRVPPNSETLSLVEAQHLATVNEILRRKPVRTLSGVAVVAVMTSPAPCPHGKCIFCPGGVESGSPQSYTGKEPAARRGASYEFDPYAQVRGRMEQLEEIGHGTDKIDLIVMGGTFTSRPVEYQVEFVKRCFDAMNLSPSADLEDAQVMNENAPHRCVGLTVETRPDALTEEQVAVSMRLGMTRVEMGVQILDDGILRAVNRGHGLQAVVDATAVAKRAGLKVCYHLMPGLPGSSPAKDLDSFRRVFEDPAFRPDMLKLYPTLVVKGTKLFEMWQQGEYAPYTTDEAVELMAEMKRLVPPWVRIQRIQRDIPVPLIEAGVDKGHLRELIKERMRSKGHECRCIRCREVGLKGVKDYRPEDVVMTETAYQASGGDETFIAFELPEQDALVGYARLRTGDGPVAGLRELKVFGRMVPIKKQGGGWQHRGYGKELVARAEEVARDKGCEAIRVTSGVGVREYYRSLRYSRDGMYMKKTLGRP